One segment of Coffea arabica cultivar ET-39 chromosome 7c, Coffea Arabica ET-39 HiFi, whole genome shotgun sequence DNA contains the following:
- the LOC113699818 gene encoding putative receptor protein kinase ZmPK1 isoform X2: protein MANRDQPVNGKQTKFFLQDSGNLLLTDAGQLAVWKSNTRSNSSLQLELQENGNLVLSTFEGENLWRSFDFPTDTLLPVQLFTRDTILVSSRSKTNHSSGFYKLYFDGDGILRLRYEGPEITSVYWPNTWITIGSAGRTASNSSKIAVLDSSGYFQSSDLFQFNTSDCGVGPQRRMVLDVDGDLRVYSLDKQSQSWEVTWQHSSEPCRIHGICGSNSLCINDPEIGRRCTCLPGYKMKNQTDWTYGCEPDFQLSCNDESASGFLQLLHVEFYGFDLAYFPNISFEACKSECLKYCECKGVQYKFNLDFGCYDCYAKTILFNGYRSLNFPDPMFIRLPKVELATVENPNQDFNLQCASVVIPLDRTYERKKQNWMKSYLWSTLGVGSFEIICALAYLFKTRKRSNSRMEGYLQVATGFRKYSYAELKKASRNFIEEIGRGGGGIVYGGVLSDNRVAAIKYLKEAIQGEAEFLAEISTIGRLNHMNLIEMWGYCAEGKHRLLVYEYMENGTLANNLYSNKLDWRKRYEIALGTARGLAYLHEECLEWVLHCDVKPHNILLDTNYQPKVADFGLSKLLTRSGINTSSFSRIRGTRGYMAPEWIFNLPITSKVDVYSYGIVLLELITGRNPSGGNINDDSNSVEPRRLVSWVREKMQEADGRESPTPIMEIVDPAMNGEFDIEGMKILVKVALKCTEEDIDARPAMRQVVGILLHQESV, encoded by the coding sequence ATGGCCAATCGAGACCAGCCCGTAAATGGAAAGCAAACTAAGTTTTTCCTGCAAGATTCTGGCAATCTTTTGTTGACAGATGCAGGGCAGCTTGCTGTCTGGAAAAGCAATACAAGATCAAATTCGTCGTTACAGTTGGAACTTCAGGAAAATGGTAATCTTGTTTTAAGTACTTTTGAGGGCGAAAATCTTTGGCGAAGTTTTGATTTTCCGACTGACACACTCCTTCCTGTGCAATTATTCACAAGAGACACTATTCTTGTCTCTTCCAGAAGCAAAACCAATCACTCTTCTGGCTTTTATAAGTTATACTTTGATGGAGATGGTATTCTTCGTCTTAGATATGAAGGTCCTGAAATAACTAGTGTCTACTGGCCAAACACTTGGATAACTATTGGGAGTGCAGGGAGGACCGCTTCTAACAGTAGCAAGATCGCAGTTTTAGATTCATCAGGCTATTTCCAGTCATCGGATCTGTTCCAATTTAACACCAGTGATTGTGGTGTTGGACCTCAGAGAAGAATGGTTCTTGACGTTGATGGAGACCTTCGAGTTTACAGCCTAGATAAGCAGAGTCAAAGTTGGGAAGTTACATGGCAACACAGTTCTGAACCGTGCAGGATCCATGGGATTTGTGGCTCCAATAGTTTATGCATCAATGATCCTGAGATTGGCAGAAGATGCACTTGTCTTCCTggttacaaaatgaaaaatcaaacGGATTGGACTTATGGGTGTGAACCAGATTTCCAGCTCTCATGCAATGATGAAAGTGCTTCAGGTTTCCTCCAACTCCTTCATGTGGAATTTTATGGTTTTGATCTTGCCTACTTTCCTAACATCTCCTTTGAGGCATGTAAAAGTGAGTGTTTAAAATATTGCGAGTGTAAAGGTGTTCAATACAAATTCAACTTAGACTTTGGCTGCTATGATTGTTACGCAAAGACTATTTTATTCAATGGATACCGTTCACTAAATTTTCCAGATCCAATGTTCATAAGATTGCCCAAAGTTGAACTAGCCACAGTTGAAAATCCCAACCAAGATTTCAATTTGCAGTGCGCTAGTGTTGTCATACCCTTAGACAGGACgtatgaaagaaagaaacaaaattggATGAAGTCTTATCTATGGAGTACTTTGGGAGTAGGGTCTTTCGAGATCATCTGTGCACTTGCTTACTTGTTCAAAACTCGAAAGCGCTCCAATTCAAGAATGGAAGGTTACTTGCAGGTTGCAACTGGATTTAGAAAATACAGTTATGCTGAGCTTAAGAAGGCATCACgaaatttcattgaagaaattggaagagGAGGGGGAGGCATTGTATATGGAGGTGTCCTGTCAGATAATCGAGTCGCTGCAATCAAGTATCTCAAGGAAGCCATACAGGGAGAAGCTGAGTTCCTTGCGGAGATAAGCACAATAGGCAGGCTGAATCacatgaacttgatagaaatgTGGGGATATTGTGCAGAAGGGAAGCATAGACTTTTGGTGTATGAATATATGGAGAACGGGACTCTTGCAAATAACCTGTACTCCAATAAACTTGATTGGAGAAAAAGATATGAAATTGCTCTAGGTACAGCCAGAGGACTTGCTTATTTGCATGAGGAGTGCTTAGAGTGGGTTTTGCACTGTGATGTGAAGCCTCACAACATACTTTTGGACACCAATTATCAGCCAAAGGTAGCAGATTTTGGGCTTTCTAAGCTATTGACCAGAAGTGGCATCAACACTTCAAGCTTCTCCAGAATAAGGGGAACTAGAGGGTATATGGCACCAGAGTGGATTTTCAATCTGCCCATAACTTCCAAAGTTGATGTTTATAGTTATGGAATTGTTCTGCTCGAATTGATAACTGGAAGAAACCCCTCAGGTGGAAATATAAATGATGACAGCAATTCAGTAGAGCCAAGGAGACTTGTTAGTTGGGTGAGGGAGAAAATGCAGGAAGCTGATGGAAGAGAATCACCAACACCAATCATGGAAATTGTAGACCCTGCCATGAACGGAGAGTTTGACATCGAAGGGATGAAAATCCTGGTTAAAGTGGCTTTGAAGTGCACAGAGGAGGACATAGATGCAAGACCTGCAATGAGACAGGTAGTTGGCATTCTACTTCATCAAGAAAGTGTGTAA
- the LOC113699818 gene encoding putative receptor protein kinase ZmPK1 isoform X1 yields the protein MLIQRMTFYLPIAHLPINYVRANSTGGLIGDIDAMAVLILVLLSCLALSLPLLSYPKTYTSLTKGSSLSTQDALISSPHPTFTAGFFSVGGNAYCFSIWYTDAYDGTYTTVWMANRDQPVNGKQTKFFLQDSGNLLLTDAGQLAVWKSNTRSNSSLQLELQENGNLVLSTFEGENLWRSFDFPTDTLLPVQLFTRDTILVSSRSKTNHSSGFYKLYFDGDGILRLRYEGPEITSVYWPNTWITIGSAGRTASNSSKIAVLDSSGYFQSSDLFQFNTSDCGVGPQRRMVLDVDGDLRVYSLDKQSQSWEVTWQHSSEPCRIHGICGSNSLCINDPEIGRRCTCLPGYKMKNQTDWTYGCEPDFQLSCNDESASGFLQLLHVEFYGFDLAYFPNISFEACKSECLKYCECKGVQYKFNLDFGCYDCYAKTILFNGYRSLNFPDPMFIRLPKVELATVENPNQDFNLQCASVVIPLDRTYERKKQNWMKSYLWSTLGVGSFEIICALAYLFKTRKRSNSRMEGYLQVATGFRKYSYAELKKASRNFIEEIGRGGGGIVYGGVLSDNRVAAIKYLKEAIQGEAEFLAEISTIGRLNHMNLIEMWGYCAEGKHRLLVYEYMENGTLANNLYSNKLDWRKRYEIALGTARGLAYLHEECLEWVLHCDVKPHNILLDTNYQPKVADFGLSKLLTRSGINTSSFSRIRGTRGYMAPEWIFNLPITSKVDVYSYGIVLLELITGRNPSGGNINDDSNSVEPRRLVSWVREKMQEADGRESPTPIMEIVDPAMNGEFDIEGMKILVKVALKCTEEDIDARPAMRQVVGILLHQESV from the coding sequence ATGCTCATTCAAAGGATGACTTTCTACTTGCCAATTGCACACCTACCTATAAATTATGTTAGAGCCAATTCAACAGGAGGATTAATTGGAGATATTGATGCCATGGCTGTCTTAATTCTAGTTCTCCTTTCTTGTTTGGCCCTTTCATTGCCGCTGCTGTCATACCCCAAAACTTATACTAGTTTAACAAAGGGTTCATCCCTGTCTACTCAAGATGCTTTAATTTCAAGCCCACATCCCACTTTCACGGCTGGCTTTTTCAGCGTTGGTGGAAATGCTTATTGCTTCTCTATATGGTACACAGATGCATATGATGGTACCTACACCACAGTTTGGATGGCCAATCGAGACCAGCCCGTAAATGGAAAGCAAACTAAGTTTTTCCTGCAAGATTCTGGCAATCTTTTGTTGACAGATGCAGGGCAGCTTGCTGTCTGGAAAAGCAATACAAGATCAAATTCGTCGTTACAGTTGGAACTTCAGGAAAATGGTAATCTTGTTTTAAGTACTTTTGAGGGCGAAAATCTTTGGCGAAGTTTTGATTTTCCGACTGACACACTCCTTCCTGTGCAATTATTCACAAGAGACACTATTCTTGTCTCTTCCAGAAGCAAAACCAATCACTCTTCTGGCTTTTATAAGTTATACTTTGATGGAGATGGTATTCTTCGTCTTAGATATGAAGGTCCTGAAATAACTAGTGTCTACTGGCCAAACACTTGGATAACTATTGGGAGTGCAGGGAGGACCGCTTCTAACAGTAGCAAGATCGCAGTTTTAGATTCATCAGGCTATTTCCAGTCATCGGATCTGTTCCAATTTAACACCAGTGATTGTGGTGTTGGACCTCAGAGAAGAATGGTTCTTGACGTTGATGGAGACCTTCGAGTTTACAGCCTAGATAAGCAGAGTCAAAGTTGGGAAGTTACATGGCAACACAGTTCTGAACCGTGCAGGATCCATGGGATTTGTGGCTCCAATAGTTTATGCATCAATGATCCTGAGATTGGCAGAAGATGCACTTGTCTTCCTggttacaaaatgaaaaatcaaacGGATTGGACTTATGGGTGTGAACCAGATTTCCAGCTCTCATGCAATGATGAAAGTGCTTCAGGTTTCCTCCAACTCCTTCATGTGGAATTTTATGGTTTTGATCTTGCCTACTTTCCTAACATCTCCTTTGAGGCATGTAAAAGTGAGTGTTTAAAATATTGCGAGTGTAAAGGTGTTCAATACAAATTCAACTTAGACTTTGGCTGCTATGATTGTTACGCAAAGACTATTTTATTCAATGGATACCGTTCACTAAATTTTCCAGATCCAATGTTCATAAGATTGCCCAAAGTTGAACTAGCCACAGTTGAAAATCCCAACCAAGATTTCAATTTGCAGTGCGCTAGTGTTGTCATACCCTTAGACAGGACgtatgaaagaaagaaacaaaattggATGAAGTCTTATCTATGGAGTACTTTGGGAGTAGGGTCTTTCGAGATCATCTGTGCACTTGCTTACTTGTTCAAAACTCGAAAGCGCTCCAATTCAAGAATGGAAGGTTACTTGCAGGTTGCAACTGGATTTAGAAAATACAGTTATGCTGAGCTTAAGAAGGCATCACgaaatttcattgaagaaattggaagagGAGGGGGAGGCATTGTATATGGAGGTGTCCTGTCAGATAATCGAGTCGCTGCAATCAAGTATCTCAAGGAAGCCATACAGGGAGAAGCTGAGTTCCTTGCGGAGATAAGCACAATAGGCAGGCTGAATCacatgaacttgatagaaatgTGGGGATATTGTGCAGAAGGGAAGCATAGACTTTTGGTGTATGAATATATGGAGAACGGGACTCTTGCAAATAACCTGTACTCCAATAAACTTGATTGGAGAAAAAGATATGAAATTGCTCTAGGTACAGCCAGAGGACTTGCTTATTTGCATGAGGAGTGCTTAGAGTGGGTTTTGCACTGTGATGTGAAGCCTCACAACATACTTTTGGACACCAATTATCAGCCAAAGGTAGCAGATTTTGGGCTTTCTAAGCTATTGACCAGAAGTGGCATCAACACTTCAAGCTTCTCCAGAATAAGGGGAACTAGAGGGTATATGGCACCAGAGTGGATTTTCAATCTGCCCATAACTTCCAAAGTTGATGTTTATAGTTATGGAATTGTTCTGCTCGAATTGATAACTGGAAGAAACCCCTCAGGTGGAAATATAAATGATGACAGCAATTCAGTAGAGCCAAGGAGACTTGTTAGTTGGGTGAGGGAGAAAATGCAGGAAGCTGATGGAAGAGAATCACCAACACCAATCATGGAAATTGTAGACCCTGCCATGAACGGAGAGTTTGACATCGAAGGGATGAAAATCCTGGTTAAAGTGGCTTTGAAGTGCACAGAGGAGGACATAGATGCAAGACCTGCAATGAGACAGGTAGTTGGCATTCTACTTCATCAAGAAAGTGTGTAA